The Capra hircus breed San Clemente chromosome 2, ASM170441v1, whole genome shotgun sequence genome window below encodes:
- the LOC108638591 gene encoding uncharacterized protein LOC108638591, producing MARGRKEGKKGLGVFQFPGEAAGVRALNATAFQVEAKATSSGLLRIQLTPSFLVTPTGPFPSPLPPLSEIDSRVEEAFPGTAFLMVISPQHHLPAAAAPARCAASGPRGPETRRRAGSRPASQAQLRMDWIASSHVRNRLTWLGPLPPPHPLNTPPLQGSPLSPFPSNSKRSCPPPV from the exons ATGGcaagagggaggaaagaagggaagaaaggactCGGGGTTTTTCAATTCCCAGGCGAGGCTGCTGGCGTCCGCGCCCTTAACGCCACAGCCTTCCAAGTTGAGGCGAAAGCCACCTCCTCGGGCCTGCTTCGCATCCAACTTACTCCAAGTTTTCTGGTGACTCCTACAGGGCCCTTTCcgtcccccctcccaccccttagTGAGATTGACAGTCGCGTGGAGGAGGCTTTTCCAGGCACAGCCTTTCTCATGGTAATCAGCCCCCAGCATCACCTCCCGGCCGCGGCCGCTCCCGCTCGGTGCGCAGCTAGCGGACCCCGGGGACCGGAAACAAGGCGGCGGGCGGGGAGCCGGCCAGCGAGCCAG GCTCAACTCCGAATGGATTGGATTGCGAGTTCGCACGTGAGAAACCGTTTGACTTGGCTTGGACCCctgccgcccccccaccccctcaacacACCCCCATTGCAGGGGTCCCCCTTATCACCCTTTCCTTCCAACTCTAAAAGAAGTTGCCCACCTCCTGTGTAA